One Janthinobacterium sp. TB1-E2 genomic region harbors:
- a CDS encoding aldose epimerase family protein, translating into MTPVDSVSVTQLPFGILPDGQHVSVFTLTNRQGMQVKVLDFGAIISEIHVPDRDGSFADVVLGFDRIEPYLHNSAFLGAVIGRFGNRIAEGRFSLDGKDYQLAVNNPPNHLHGGNQGFHQVMWQAAPFTRDDAVGITFTRSSPHGEDGYPGKLDVTVVYELDNDNALSLRYHAVTDQATPVNLTNHSYFNLAGQGDILGHALSINADRYLPVDAGSIPTGELADVSGTPFDLRQSTVIGSSIDVPHEQLRIGRGYDHNFVLNQKPGDRLNLAATVREPQSGRAMQVYTQEPGIQFYSGNFLDGSQQGKQGAIRYRGALCLETQHFPDSPNQPHFPNTILRPGEVYQTETVYRFSAE; encoded by the coding sequence ATGACCCCAGTTGATTCTGTTTCAGTGACGCAATTGCCGTTCGGCATCCTGCCCGATGGCCAGCACGTCAGCGTATTTACCCTGACGAACCGCCAGGGCATGCAAGTCAAGGTGCTCGACTTTGGCGCCATCATCAGCGAAATCCACGTGCCGGACCGCGACGGCAGCTTTGCCGACGTGGTGCTGGGTTTCGATCGCATCGAGCCGTATCTGCACAACAGCGCTTTCCTGGGTGCCGTCATCGGCCGTTTCGGCAACCGCATCGCCGAGGGACGTTTCAGTCTGGACGGCAAGGATTACCAGCTGGCCGTCAACAACCCGCCCAATCACTTGCATGGCGGAAACCAGGGTTTTCACCAGGTCATGTGGCAAGCCGCGCCGTTCACCAGGGACGACGCCGTCGGTATCACGTTCACGCGCAGCAGCCCGCACGGCGAAGACGGCTACCCGGGCAAGCTGGATGTCACCGTCGTGTACGAACTGGACAACGATAACGCGCTGAGCCTGCGCTATCACGCCGTGACGGACCAGGCCACGCCGGTCAACTTGACCAACCACAGCTATTTCAATCTGGCGGGGCAGGGCGATATCCTCGGCCACGCGTTGTCCATCAACGCGGACCGCTACCTGCCCGTGGACGCGGGGTCTATCCCCACGGGCGAACTGGCGGACGTGTCCGGCACGCCGTTCGACTTGCGCCAGAGCACCGTCATCGGCAGCAGCATCGATGTGCCGCATGAGCAGCTGCGCATCGGCCGCGGCTACGACCATAACTTTGTGCTGAATCAAAAGCCGGGGGACAGACTGAACCTGGCCGCCACCGTGCGCGAGCCGCAATCGGGCAGGGCGATGCAGGTATACACGCAGGAGCCGGGCATCCAGTTTTATTCGGGCAATTTCCTCGACGGCAGCCAGCAGGGCAAGCAGGGCGCCATCCGCTACCGCGGCGCGCTATGCCTGGAAACCCAGCATTTTCCGGATTCGCCGAACCAGCCGCACTTCCCGAATACCATTTTGCGCCCGGGCGAGGTGTATCAGACGGAAACGGTCTATCGGTTTTCCGCAGAATAA